In Patagioenas fasciata isolate bPatFas1 chromosome 18, bPatFas1.hap1, whole genome shotgun sequence, a genomic segment contains:
- the LOC139829336 gene encoding uncharacterized protein, whose amino-acid sequence MLLLVPGCSPTRRPLLWAPRCPRAALSPRAGLSPSSRSRAQRGPGPQGPSPGLTPHPLSQERASLQDLWEEINKFKEVQSGLAEDVREMKEEMQKAHSGLAEDIQEMKEAHVGLTEDMRAMQEAHSGLAEDIQEIQETLGLEGAGGQSAPAEPTQVATDTQARKSSAPGPKGRGTQPGMETSKGAAGSGSPGMQAGTQGEPVTPVKLSGAPADHSGPCGAGATTPGLEPGSPGTQASTSLGTQPGAPDAQASTSGMQPGSPGTQATTALGTQPGAPDAQASTSGVQPRSPGTHTTTPGVQPGSSTSQATIPGDAQEPAKPWGTTSTSSYESEMREVLSQVGQLGHLCAGLKEQVEQLKSTKAEHADLENVRRLFPEGGRQSITSILADLKCQMSFLQDMAGALHGQEEKIRKVEDAPRKMRAAGAGRKADGSAQMTQPPRALLGKLLQRCEKLEAQLESLAQKAGGKVESYPKWRRQSLQQDEQLKCLQASIMQLQKDYEKFSSALANLQQDRQQEQKDIKALSQALERLKKQKADKEQLLVLEIDEKADKAALADKVSRRQFEACEERLNKAVEEVTSRVTGQEESWHRFQKELQRQMDCKLDRRELGAFREQQEERWKSLSGQLQKELQPERDDAAGIRKQLLPGFHCLSCDRPLHMLAPGPERTGECRYPTVPRSCGGPHTLTPPRFQPQPPSTPRPSPPSARSPNKKDAMQLSGQDGTDGNRQDEQLAMMGGSQLPPTPRATPDTSTSLLSAVLLHRPVPSPRRFTLAPSLLPPIQPPCGESPPDSRAGQGESVEELRKKHEEQPQHVMWLKEREMDVLTGTISHTRSLNGITEKMEKFSSDLQNMCRRGMEEERSRVRELVANTQARLGEQEVPGLEPVNGAWPCSVWQAHAWVLLSGETFSAAFL is encoded by the exons atgctcttgctggtccctgggtgctcccccacgagacgccccctcctctgggctccgcgctgccctcgtgccgccctcagcccaagggctgggttaagcccgagctcccgcagcagagcacagcggggtccaggtccccagggaccctcccctgggctcaccccccacccgctctcccaggaaagggcttcgctccaggatctctgggaggagatcaacaagtttaaggaggtgcagtccgggctggcagaggacgtgcgggagatgaaggaggagatgcagaaggcgcattctggcctggcagaggacatccaggagatgaaggaggcgcatgtcggcctgacagaggacatgcgggccatgcaggaggcgcattctggcctggcagaggacatccaggagatacaggagacccttggcctg gagggcgctgggggccagtctgcccccgccgagcccacccaggtggccacggacacccaggccaggaagagctcagcaccggggccaaagggacgtgggacacagcctgggatggagaccagcaagggggctgcagggtctggctccccggggatgcaagcagggacacagggggaaccagtgacccctgtgaagttgtcaggcgctcccGCAGATCACTCAGGACCTTGTGGTGCCGGTGCCACCACCCCGGGGCtggagccaggatccccgggcacccaggccagcacctccctggggacacagccaggggcccctgatgcccaggccagcacctcggggatgcagccaggatccccgggcacccaggccaccaccgccctggggacacagccaggggcccctgatgcccaggccagcacctcgggggtgcagccacgatcacctgggacccacaccaccacccctggggtgcagcctggctcctccacctcccaagccaccatcccaggggatgcccaagagccggccaagccctggggcaccaccagcacctccagctacgagtcggagatgcgggaggttctctcccaggttgggcagctcggccacctctgcgctggtctgaaggagcaggtggagcagcttaaatctaccaaagctgaacatgcggatcttgagaacgtgcgccggctcttcccggagggag gccggcagagcatcaccagcatcctggccgacctcaagtgccagatgtcgttcctgcaagacatggccggggccctccacgggcaggaggagaag atcaggaaggtggaggatgctcccagaaagatgagggcggctggagccggcaggaaagcagacggcagcgcccagatgacccaaccgccgcg ggcgctcctggggaagctcctccagcgctgcgagaagctcgaggcgcagctggagtccctggcccagaaggcgggcggcaaggtggagagttacccaaagtggaggagacag tccctgcagcaggacgagcagctcaagtgcctccaggccagcatcatgcagctccaaaaggactacgagaagttcagctcggcccttgcaaacctccagcaggatcgccagcaggagcagaaggacatcaag gctctgtcccaggccctggagcggctcaagaagcagaaagcagacaaggagcagctgctggtgctggaaatcgatgag aaagcagacaaagccgccctggctgacaaagtcagtcgcaggcagtttgaggcgtgcgaggagcggctgaacaaggcggtggaggaggtgacgagccgggtgacgggccaggaggagagctggcaccggttccagaaagagctgcagagacagatggactgcaag ctggaccgccgggagctgggggcgttccgggagcagcaggaggagcggtggaagagcctcagcgggcagctccagaaggagctgcagccagagcgtgacgatgccgctgggattaggaa gcagctgctgcctggtttccattgcctgtcctgcgaccggcccctccacatgctggcgcctggacc ggagcggacgggcgagtgcaggtaccccactgttccgcggagctgcgggggcccacacaccctcacgcccccgcgcttccagccccaaccgcccagcaccccacggccgtccccacccagcgcccgcagccccaacaag aaggacgcgatgcagctgtcgggccaggacggcactgatgggaaccggcaggacgagcagctcgccatgatggggggctctcagctgcccccaacgccaagggccaccccagacacctcgacctcgctgctctcagccgtgctgctgcaccgaccagtcccgtctcccagacgcttcaccctggcaccgagtctgctgccgcccatccagcccccctgcggtgaatcaccccctgacagccgcgcaggacaggg ggagTCTGTCGAGGAACTGCGCAAGAAACacgaggagcagccccagcacgtgATGTGGCTGAAAGAGCGAGAGATGGATGTGCTGACCGGCACCATTTCACACACCAG GTCTCTGAACGGCATCACTGAGAAGATGGAGAAGTTCTCCAGTGACCTGCAGAACATGTGCAGGAGGGGCATGGAGGAGGAGCGGAGCCGTGTCCGGGAGCTGGTGGCCAAcacgcaggccaggctgggcgagcag GAGGTCCCTGGCCTGGAGCCCGTGAACGGCGCCTGGCCCTGCAGCGTCTGGCAGGCTCACGCGTGGGTCCTGCTCAGCGGGGAGACGTTCAGCGCTGCCTTCTTGTGA